In the genome of Piliocolobus tephrosceles isolate RC106 chromosome 20, ASM277652v3, whole genome shotgun sequence, one region contains:
- the SLC2A4RG gene encoding SLC2A4 regulator isoform X1, whose product MESPPPRAAGRDPSALRAEAPWLHAEGPGPRAAPVTVPTPPQGSSVGGGFAGLEFARPPESEPRASDLGASGKWAGAATGPRTPSAHIPVPAQRATPGKARLDEVMAAAALTSLSTSPLLLGTPVAAFSPEPGLEPWKEALLRPPGSYSSSSNSGDWGWDLASDQSSPSTPSPPLPPEAAHFLFGEPTLRKRKSPAQVMFQCLWKSCGKVLSTASAMQRHIRLVHLGRRQAEPEQSDGEEDFYYTELDVGVDTLTDGLSSLTPVSPTASMPPAFPRLELPELLEPPGLPSPLRPTALPPPPPPVLSAVANPPSCHSDRVYQGCLTPTRLEPQPTEVGACPPALSSRIGVSLRKPRGDAKKCRKVYGVERRDLWCTACRWKKACQRFLD is encoded by the exons ATGGAGAGCCCCCCGCCCCGCGCCGCCGGCCGGGACCCCAGTGCGCTGCGGGCCGAGGCGCCCTGGCTGCACGCAGAGGGTCCGGGGCCGCGCGCCGCGCCCGTGACGGTGCCCACGCCGCCGCAG GGCTCTTCCGTGGGCGGCGGCTTCGCGGGCTTGGAGTTCGCGCGGCCGCCGGAGTCGGAGCCGCGGGCCTCGGACCTGGGGGCCTCCGGGAAGTGGGCGGGGGCGGCGACGGGGCCCCGGACTCCATCGGCGCACATCCCCGTCCCAGCGCAGAG AGCCACCCCAGGAAAAGCCCGGCTGGACGAGGTCATGGCTGCCGCTGCCCTTACAAGCCTGTCCACTAGCCCTCTCCTTCTGGGCACCCCAGTTGCAGCCTTCAGCCCAG AGCCTGGCCTGGAACCCTGGAAGGAGGCCCTCCTACGGCCCCCAGGCAGctatagcagcagcagcaacagtggAGACTGGGGCTGGGACCTGGCCAGTGACCAGTCCTCTCCGTCCACCCCGTCACCGCCACTGCCCCCTGAGGCAGCCCACTTTCTGTTCGGGGAGCCCACGCTGAGGAAAAGGAAG AGCCCGGCCCAGGTCATGTTCCAGTGTCTGTGGAAGAGCTGTGGGAAGGTGTTGAGCACGGCATCCGCGATGCAGAGACACATCCGCCTGGTGCACCTGGG caggAGGCAGGCAGAGCCTGAGCAGAGCGATGGTGAGGAGGACTTCTACTACACAGAGCTGGATGTTGGTGTGGACACGCTGACTGATGGGCTGTCCAGCCTGACTCCAGTGTCCCCCACGGCCTCCATGCCGCCTGCCTTTCCCCGCCTGGAGCTGCCAGAGCTGCTGGAACCCCCAGGCCTGCCTAGTCCCCTGCGGCCAACcgccctgcccccgcccccaccccctgTCCTGAGCGCTGTTGCTAACCCCCCGTCCTGCCACAGTGACCGTGTCTACCAG GGATGCCTGACGCCCACCCGCCTGGAGCCGCAGCCCACGGAGGTCGGAGCCTGcccacccgccttgtcctccaGGATTGGAGTCAGCCTGAG GAAGCCCCGCGGCGATGCGAAGAAGTGCCGGAAAGTGTACGGCGTGGAGCGCCGGGACCTGTGGTGCACAGCCTGCCGCTGGAAGAAGGCCTGCCAGCGGTTCCTGGACTGA
- the SLC2A4RG gene encoding SLC2A4 regulator isoform X2 codes for MESPPPRAAGRDPSALRAEAPWLHAEGPGPRAAPVTVPTPPQGSSVGGGFAGLEFARPPESEPRASDLGASGKWAGAATGPRTPSAHIPVPAQRATPGKARLDEVMAAAALTSLSTSPLLLGTPVAAFSPEPGLEPWKEALLRPPGSYSSSSNSGDWGWDLASDQSSPSTPSPPLPPEAAHFLFGEPTLRKRKSPAQVMFQCLWKSCGKVLSTASAMQRHIRLVHLGRQAEPEQSDGEEDFYYTELDVGVDTLTDGLSSLTPVSPTASMPPAFPRLELPELLEPPGLPSPLRPTALPPPPPPVLSAVANPPSCHSDRVYQGCLTPTRLEPQPTEVGACPPALSSRIGVSLRKPRGDAKKCRKVYGVERRDLWCTACRWKKACQRFLD; via the exons ATGGAGAGCCCCCCGCCCCGCGCCGCCGGCCGGGACCCCAGTGCGCTGCGGGCCGAGGCGCCCTGGCTGCACGCAGAGGGTCCGGGGCCGCGCGCCGCGCCCGTGACGGTGCCCACGCCGCCGCAG GGCTCTTCCGTGGGCGGCGGCTTCGCGGGCTTGGAGTTCGCGCGGCCGCCGGAGTCGGAGCCGCGGGCCTCGGACCTGGGGGCCTCCGGGAAGTGGGCGGGGGCGGCGACGGGGCCCCGGACTCCATCGGCGCACATCCCCGTCCCAGCGCAGAG AGCCACCCCAGGAAAAGCCCGGCTGGACGAGGTCATGGCTGCCGCTGCCCTTACAAGCCTGTCCACTAGCCCTCTCCTTCTGGGCACCCCAGTTGCAGCCTTCAGCCCAG AGCCTGGCCTGGAACCCTGGAAGGAGGCCCTCCTACGGCCCCCAGGCAGctatagcagcagcagcaacagtggAGACTGGGGCTGGGACCTGGCCAGTGACCAGTCCTCTCCGTCCACCCCGTCACCGCCACTGCCCCCTGAGGCAGCCCACTTTCTGTTCGGGGAGCCCACGCTGAGGAAAAGGAAG AGCCCGGCCCAGGTCATGTTCCAGTGTCTGTGGAAGAGCTGTGGGAAGGTGTTGAGCACGGCATCCGCGATGCAGAGACACATCCGCCTGGTGCACCTGGG gAGGCAGGCAGAGCCTGAGCAGAGCGATGGTGAGGAGGACTTCTACTACACAGAGCTGGATGTTGGTGTGGACACGCTGACTGATGGGCTGTCCAGCCTGACTCCAGTGTCCCCCACGGCCTCCATGCCGCCTGCCTTTCCCCGCCTGGAGCTGCCAGAGCTGCTGGAACCCCCAGGCCTGCCTAGTCCCCTGCGGCCAACcgccctgcccccgcccccaccccctgTCCTGAGCGCTGTTGCTAACCCCCCGTCCTGCCACAGTGACCGTGTCTACCAG GGATGCCTGACGCCCACCCGCCTGGAGCCGCAGCCCACGGAGGTCGGAGCCTGcccacccgccttgtcctccaGGATTGGAGTCAGCCTGAG GAAGCCCCGCGGCGATGCGAAGAAGTGCCGGAAAGTGTACGGCGTGGAGCGCCGGGACCTGTGGTGCACAGCCTGCCGCTGGAAGAAGGCCTGCCAGCGGTTCCTGGACTGA